In the Pirellulaceae bacterium genome, one interval contains:
- a CDS encoding FG-GAP-like repeat-containing protein, which translates to MMLDSTFLRRRSLRNNRANRERCLRVESLESREVLSTVTMTGYEQLLVELVNRSRATPLAEVDRYSGISDLNQNLPANTISAAAKQPLAPHQALIAASGAHSQDMLDRDYFGHTNLEGLTPSDRALAAGYPVGAGENLAWGGSTAILDPIDQVYARHESLFLSEGHRENMLNSNYRELGVGIRYGQFTTSRDWNASMVTEMFSNRGGNLFLTGVAFTDQVTDDDFYTVGEGVGNVLITAIESDTGTTYSELSGSSGGYSLQLPSGRYTVVATGGGIAGEVRTAEVIIGSENVKLDVITTEGTQPNEANEANNAAIVGLVDGVWWRANSTDSQITFNEITSWPESDSWQFIQLADVDGDGLSEIVGRRDNGEWWVTRKTGENAYTSEYWASWSTAVEWHDVQVGDVNGDGQDDVLGRTTSGSWWVSVSTGTSFTNQRWGSWSRLKTWHDVTVGDFNGDGNDDIAGRLDNGSWWVASSTGAAFENSKWGRWSPNVTWEDVQVGDFNQDGRDDLVGRARGNWWVAESSGTRFTNHAWGSWSTKVVWKDVRIGDFDNDGRDDIAGRANGSWWIARSTGTEFQNEFWGKWSPAMEWQDIRIADFNRDGRDDIIARTSGEWWIAESSGEDFSTRVLGNWPTAAFDAVLAGLVG; encoded by the coding sequence ATGATGCTTGACTCAACCTTTCTGCGACGACGATCCTTGCGAAACAATCGAGCCAATAGGGAACGTTGCCTACGAGTGGAATCACTCGAATCACGCGAAGTACTTTCGACCGTGACAATGACCGGGTACGAACAACTTCTCGTCGAATTGGTCAATCGGTCGCGTGCCACACCCTTGGCCGAAGTGGATCGTTACAGTGGCATCTCCGACCTCAATCAAAACCTGCCAGCCAATACAATCTCGGCAGCCGCCAAACAACCGTTGGCTCCCCACCAAGCTCTGATAGCGGCTTCTGGCGCCCATTCCCAGGACATGCTTGACCGTGACTATTTTGGTCATACCAACTTGGAAGGCCTGACTCCCTCGGATCGCGCCTTGGCCGCCGGATATCCGGTAGGAGCAGGTGAAAATCTTGCCTGGGGCGGTTCCACTGCGATCTTGGACCCGATCGATCAGGTTTATGCGAGACATGAATCTCTATTTCTCAGTGAAGGCCATCGAGAAAACATGCTGAACAGTAACTATCGTGAATTGGGGGTAGGCATTCGCTATGGGCAGTTCACAACAAGCCGTGACTGGAACGCAAGCATGGTCACGGAAATGTTCTCCAACCGAGGTGGCAACCTATTTCTAACCGGCGTCGCGTTTACCGATCAGGTCACAGATGATGACTTTTACACCGTCGGAGAAGGTGTTGGTAATGTGTTGATCACTGCCATCGAGTCGGACACGGGCACAACCTACTCGGAGCTGTCAGGCTCGTCGGGTGGCTATTCCCTGCAACTCCCTTCCGGTCGTTACACGGTCGTGGCCACGGGAGGTGGCATCGCGGGTGAAGTCCGCACGGCAGAAGTTATCATCGGAAGTGAAAACGTCAAGTTGGACGTTATCACCACAGAGGGTACTCAACCGAATGAAGCCAATGAAGCCAATAATGCCGCGATTGTGGGACTCGTAGACGGCGTTTGGTGGCGTGCCAATTCTACAGACAGCCAAATCACCTTCAACGAAATCACGAGTTGGCCTGAATCAGACAGTTGGCAATTCATTCAATTGGCGGACGTCGATGGCGATGGGCTCAGTGAAATCGTCGGACGCCGAGACAATGGAGAATGGTGGGTCACACGCAAGACCGGAGAAAACGCATACACAAGTGAGTATTGGGCCAGTTGGTCAACGGCAGTGGAATGGCATGACGTGCAGGTCGGAGATGTTAACGGAGACGGCCAAGACGATGTATTGGGACGCACGACAAGCGGTTCCTGGTGGGTATCCGTCTCGACAGGCACCAGTTTCACCAACCAACGATGGGGTAGCTGGTCGCGACTAAAAACCTGGCACGACGTAACTGTCGGAGATTTCAACGGTGATGGTAATGATGACATTGCCGGCCGTCTAGACAACGGCTCATGGTGGGTGGCTTCTTCCACCGGGGCAGCATTTGAAAACAGTAAGTGGGGCCGATGGTCACCAAACGTCACTTGGGAAGACGTTCAAGTTGGCGACTTCAACCAGGATGGACGCGATGATTTAGTCGGCCGTGCCCGAGGAAATTGGTGGGTTGCGGAATCATCTGGCACCCGATTCACCAATCACGCCTGGGGCTCCTGGTCAACCAAGGTGGTGTGGAAAGATGTTCGCATCGGAGATTTTGATAACGACGGACGAGATGACATCGCCGGACGGGCCAACGGTTCATGGTGGATCGCTCGATCAACCGGCACCGAGTTCCAAAACGAATTTTGGGGCAAGTGGAGCCCGGCTATGGAATGGCAGGACATTCGGATCGCCGACTTCAATCGCGACGGTCGGGATGACATCATCGCGCGAACATCAGGGGAATGGTGGATCGCCGAATCAAGCGGTGAAGATTTCAGCACGCGAGTTTTGGGCAATTGGCCAACTGCGGCATTTGATGCAGTGCTTGCCGGCCTCGTGGGCTAA